The following are from one region of the Nicotiana tomentosiformis chromosome 7, ASM39032v3, whole genome shotgun sequence genome:
- the LOC104112084 gene encoding UNC93-like protein 3, which produces MATDEEAPLVVENPKNQNPIVNHERDVHILSCAFLLIFLAYGAAQNLESTINTEGNLGTTSLGILYLSFMFCSIFASLVVRKLGSKNALILGSTGYWLFVAANLMPNWYTMVPASLYLGFAASIIWVGQGTYLTSTACSHANDHVLNEAVIIGKFNGEFWGIFASHQFVGNLITLALMRDGEGGSTSGTTALFLVFIGTITLGAVLMCFLSKRTGKEETGLQDSSASFFSSVVTLFKPIVTLLQDIRMLLVIPLIAYSGLQQAFVWAEFTKYIVVPTMGESGVGGVMAVYGFFDAICSLVAGHFTFGLSSISIIVSGGALVQASVLAWILLSHSVTGGVLGILYPLLVAALWGIGDGVLNTQLSALLGILFKDDLEGAFAQLKLWQSFAIAVVFFLAPHISLQTMLVIMFVSLCLSVAGFLFLTLKVEKAFSYRAV; this is translated from the exons ATGGCTACTGATGAGGAAGCACCCCTTGTAGTTGAAAATCCCAAAAATCAAAACCCAATTGTGAATCATGAAAGAGATGTTCATATTCTTAGCTGTGCCTTTTTATTGATTTTCTTGGCTTATGGGGCTGCTCAGAATCTTGAAAGTACTATTAATACG GAAGGAAATTTAGGGACAACTTCATTGGGGATATTGTATCTATCATTTATGTTCTGTTCAATATTTGCTTCATTGGTGGTTAGGAAGCTTGGGTCAAAGAATGCTTTGATCCTTGGGAGTACTGGCTATTGGTTGTTTGTAGCTGCCAATTTGATGCCCAATtg GTATACCATGGTCCCAGCTTCTTTGTACCTCGGTTTTGCTGCTTCTATAATATGGGTTGGGCAG GGTACGTATCTTACTTCCACAGCGTGCAGTCATGCAAATGATCATGTCTTAAACGAAGCTGTTATAATTGGTAAATTCAACGGTGAATTCTGGGGAATATTTGCAAGTCATCAG TTTGTCGGAAATCTTATCACTCTAGCTTTGATGAGAGACGGAGAA GGAGGAAGCACTAGTGGCACAACGGCACTTTTCTTAGTTTTTATTGGTACCATAACTCTCGGTGCCGTTCTTATGTGCTTCTTAAGTAAGAGAACTGGTAAAGAGGAGACAGGACTACAAGACTCGTCTGCTAGTTTCTTTTCTTCTGTGGTAACTTTGTTCAAGCCTATCGTCACCCTTTTACAAGACATAAGAATGCTCTTGGTCATCCCTCTTATTGCGTATTCAGGCTTACAGCAAGCATTCGTATG GGCTGAATTCACAAAGTACATTGTTGTGCCTACAATGGGTGAGAGTGGTGTTGGTGGTGTAATGGCTGTTTATGGGTTTTTTGATGCAATT TGTTCTCTAGTGGCTGGCCATTTTACCTTTGGTCTCTCATCTATCTCGATAATTGTCTCGGGTGGAGCTTTAGTTCAGGCTTCTGTATTGGCATGGATTCTACTGAGTCACAG TGTGACTGGTGGAGTTCTAGGCATACTATATCCGCTTCTCGTTGCAGCCTTGTGGGGCATAGGTGATGGAGTCCTGAATACCCAGCTAAGCGCATTGCTCGGGATACTCTTCAAGGATGATCTG GAAGGAGCATTTGCCCAGCTTAAGCTTTGGCAGAGCTTTGCAATCGCCGTAGTCTTTTTCCTCGCCCCCCACATTTCGTTGCAGACGATGCTAGTAATTATGTTCGTTTCCCTTTGCTTATCCGTGGCTGGTTTTCTTTTCTTGACTCTGAAGGTAGAAAAAGCATTCTCGTATCGAGCTGTCTAA
- the LOC104112085 gene encoding uncharacterized protein, with protein sequence MSFIFLNSIYQRLSLRLPLLFYAATWTTLLTIIVAVASFSPELAFVSAITPSSSFSQACHDRGSVRIPLDLPLEVFCFPTEVFQRSKMDLLVPPIFAATIVAVSAYVVKALALWEVDGENNQF encoded by the coding sequence ATGAGCTTCATTTTCTTGAACTCAATTTATCAAAGGCTCTCATTGAGGCTACCATTGTTATTCTATGCTGCAACATGGACAACCCTTTTAACAATAATAGTAGCAGTGGCTTCTTTTTCGCCGGAATTAGCCTTCGTTTCGGCGATAACGCCGTCGTCTTCCTTCTCTCAGGCTTGTCATGATAGAGGATCTGTGAGAATTCCATTGGATCTTCCATTAGAGGTTTTTTGTTTCCCTACTGAGGTTTTTCAGAGGTCTAAAATGGATTTGCTTGTTCCTCCTATTTTTGCTGCTACTATTGTGGCTGTCTCGGCTTATGTAGTTAAAGCTTTGGCTTTGTGGGAGGTTGATGGTGAAAATAATCAATTTTGA